The following proteins come from a genomic window of Deinococcus malanensis:
- a CDS encoding excalibur calcium-binding domain-containing protein → MRTTLKVLALAAALTGAAQAATSVTTTTVNLRRLPAMSGPVVGVVPANTLLTVACRGDWCRTSYQGRGGYIARTLLRPVTRSAPLAGEGVRFYATCAAARAAGAAPMRLGRPGYRTALDANHNGLACEPRER, encoded by the coding sequence ATGAGAACGACACTGAAGGTTCTGGCTCTGGCTGCCGCTCTGACTGGCGCGGCGCAGGCGGCGACATCGGTCACGACGACGACGGTCAACCTGCGGCGCCTGCCCGCCATGAGCGGCCCGGTCGTGGGTGTGGTGCCGGCCAACACGCTGCTGACGGTGGCCTGCCGTGGTGACTGGTGCCGGACGTCCTACCAGGGGCGCGGCGGCTACATTGCCCGTACCTTGCTGCGCCCAGTGACGCGCAGCGCTCCCCTGGCCGGCGAGGGGGTGCGTTTCTACGCCACCTGCGCTGCGGCGCGTGCCGCCGGCGCTGCCCCTATGCGGCTCGGGCGCCCAGGATACCGCACCGCGCTGGACGCCAACCACAACGGTCTGGCCTGCGAACCCCGCGAACGCTGA
- a CDS encoding transcriptional regulator, with amino-acid sequence MSRAAWLMAALLILSSGPADAADADDLLLALKRARTLAIRGQAEVTVNFPPGSEPTRRAGQLPHVPFRPALLERNFTVSRSGPETLAGRATTRYDLSPHNAGASRWSLWIDTVWNLPLAYEERLADGSLARRAAFVKVGALPAKVSRPVTSVPAGLRAALLRALPGLRLPAGFVPVDVRRQGKRWTVTLSDGVNVLALVAAPRGVQAAPGVASRKAGTRAVWLVGALPQNALRDALAGVREADPEGLGTFVTVPDSNP; translated from the coding sequence GTGAGCCGCGCGGCGTGGCTGATGGCGGCCCTGCTGATCCTGAGCAGCGGCCCGGCCGACGCGGCGGATGCCGACGATCTGCTGCTGGCCCTGAAACGGGCCCGGACCCTGGCCATCCGGGGGCAGGCAGAGGTCACGGTGAATTTCCCGCCCGGGTCCGAACCCACCCGGCGCGCTGGCCAGCTGCCACACGTCCCGTTCCGTCCTGCGCTGCTGGAGCGCAACTTCACGGTCAGCCGCAGTGGTCCGGAAACGCTGGCCGGACGGGCCACCACGCGCTACGACCTGTCTCCCCACAACGCCGGCGCCTCCCGCTGGTCCCTGTGGATCGATACCGTCTGGAACCTGCCACTGGCCTACGAGGAGCGGCTGGCCGACGGCAGCCTCGCCCGGCGCGCGGCGTTTGTGAAGGTGGGCGCGCTTCCTGCAAAAGTCAGCCGTCCGGTCACGTCCGTACCGGCTGGCCTGCGGGCCGCCCTGCTGCGGGCGCTGCCGGGCCTGCGTCTCCCTGCGGGCTTTGTCCCGGTGGACGTCCGCCGTCAGGGCAAGCGCTGGACTGTGACGCTCTCGGACGGCGTGAATGTGCTGGCGCTCGTGGCCGCGCCCCGGGGCGTTCAGGCCGCGCCGGGGGTGGCGTCCCGCAAGGCAGGCACGCGCGCGGTGTGGCTGGTGGGCGCCTTGCCTCAGAACGCACTGCGTGATGCGCTCGCCGGCGTGCGGGAGGCTGACCCGGAGGGTCTGGGAACTTTTGTGACCGTGCCCGACTCCAACCCCTAG
- a CDS encoding RNA polymerase sigma factor, whose product MTLNDALTPLARTSLADADLVRLAVRDEHAFEELVRRHAASVHRLAASTVGPGAADDVVQEVFISVHRNLRGFRGEASFSTWLHRITLNACARALRTRATLTLDDSPELAAPHDPVRAGEQAQLRARLAAGLQSLPAEQREALTLREIAGLDYAEIAAVTGTELGTVKSRINRGRAALRAWLTRAGITP is encoded by the coding sequence GTGACCTTGAATGACGCCCTTACCCCCCTGGCCCGGACCAGTCTGGCCGACGCCGATCTGGTCCGCCTTGCCGTGCGTGACGAGCACGCTTTCGAGGAACTGGTGAGGCGGCACGCCGCGTCGGTTCACCGGCTGGCGGCCAGCACGGTGGGACCGGGGGCCGCCGACGATGTGGTTCAGGAGGTGTTTATCTCGGTTCACCGGAACCTGAGGGGCTTTCGTGGCGAGGCCAGTTTCAGCACCTGGCTGCACCGCATCACCCTGAACGCCTGTGCCCGGGCACTGCGCACCCGGGCCACGCTGACCCTGGACGACAGCCCTGAACTGGCCGCACCGCATGATCCGGTCCGCGCCGGCGAGCAGGCGCAGCTGCGCGCACGTCTGGCCGCTGGCCTGCAGAGCCTGCCGGCCGAGCAGCGCGAAGCCCTGACCTTGCGCGAGATCGCCGGTCTGGACTACGCCGAGATTGCCGCCGTGACCGGCACCGAACTGGGCACCGTCAAGAGCCGCATCAACCGGGGCCGCGCCGCCCTGCGTGCCTGGCTCACCCGCGCTGGAATCACGCCATGA
- a CDS encoding DsbA family oxidoreductase, whose product MTAPAPPASLFIPTAPAQLRVDVWSDIACPWCHIGKRRLEAALERFPQRDAVQVVWHSFELDPSAPLEQPASMPEHLARKYGRSVQEAQGMMDHMTRMAAGDGLEYHFERTRMTNTFLAHQLIHLAAGRGLQDAMKERLLLAYLNQGEHIGEIDTLVRLGQEVGLDATEVRAALEAGTYAQAVRQDEAQAHALGISGVPFFVLGGKYGVSGAQEADVLLGALNQVWQETHPAPLTLLGEAGDGCDDGSCGVPDRS is encoded by the coding sequence ATGACTGCACCTGCCCCTCCAGCTTCCCTGTTTATTCCCACCGCACCGGCTCAGCTGCGGGTGGACGTCTGGTCGGATATCGCCTGCCCCTGGTGCCATATCGGCAAGCGGCGTCTGGAAGCCGCCCTGGAGCGGTTTCCCCAGCGTGATGCTGTGCAGGTGGTGTGGCACAGCTTCGAGCTCGACCCCTCCGCGCCGCTCGAGCAGCCTGCGAGTATGCCCGAGCATCTGGCCCGCAAATACGGCCGCAGCGTCCAGGAGGCCCAGGGCATGATGGACCACATGACCCGTATGGCCGCCGGCGACGGCCTGGAGTACCACTTCGAGCGCACGCGCATGACAAACACCTTCCTGGCCCACCAGCTGATTCATCTGGCGGCTGGGCGTGGGCTCCAGGACGCCATGAAGGAACGTCTGCTGCTCGCGTACCTGAACCAGGGCGAACATATCGGCGAGATCGACACGCTGGTGCGCCTGGGCCAGGAGGTGGGACTGGACGCCACCGAAGTACGTGCTGCCCTGGAGGCTGGCACCTACGCCCAGGCCGTGCGCCAGGACGAGGCACAGGCCCACGCTCTAGGCATCAGCGGTGTGCCGTTTTTCGTCCTGGGCGGCAAATACGGCGTGAGCGGCGCGCAGGAGGCGGACGTTCTGCTGGGTGCCCTGAATCAGGTCTGGCAGGAGACGCATCCCGCCCCCCTGACCCTGCTGGGTGAAGCCGGTGACGGCTGCGACGACGGCAGCTGCGGCGTGCCCGACCGCTCCTGA
- a CDS encoding GGDEF domain-containing protein, with product MLHKPQARLIAGLVLATCALGTVTGLASLKLDQAFEHSAHITRDTTHRIEITLRLQKLLQRAVIPVHHYHIEGSSVQREHFALLASQIGDTLAEAQEPHDGAHPEEFAEIAASWQTIRSQVTAILAMPDPNAGGLRAIHERIHGLDVQVRALSDQVGLLHDADRARTRSQLASAARWNRTLTRVVLGAFFLTVLSLLLGAFSIMRSQAVLRELSMRDALTGLFNRREFQARLEGHLDQARRHGQPCSVLLLDVDHFKVVNDTYGHDVGDRVLQELAGLVSGVVRQTDVVARFGGEEIVALLPDTDEHVALVMGDRIREAVAAHHGFSAPDGTAFRITVSIGVASFPSDAPREDALIRAADQAMYAAKHSGRNRVARRPA from the coding sequence ATGCTGCATAAGCCACAGGCGCGCCTGATTGCCGGGCTGGTGCTGGCCACCTGCGCGCTGGGCACCGTTACCGGCCTCGCGTCCCTGAAACTTGACCAGGCGTTCGAGCACAGCGCTCACATCACGCGCGACACCACCCACCGGATCGAGATCACCCTGAGACTGCAGAAGTTGCTACAGCGCGCCGTGATTCCGGTGCACCACTACCACATTGAGGGCAGCAGCGTTCAGCGCGAGCATTTTGCCCTGCTGGCCAGCCAGATCGGCGACACCCTGGCCGAGGCCCAGGAGCCGCACGATGGTGCCCATCCCGAAGAGTTCGCGGAAATTGCCGCTTCCTGGCAGACCATAAGAAGTCAGGTCACGGCCATCCTCGCCATGCCTGACCCGAACGCCGGGGGCCTGCGCGCCATCCACGAACGCATTCATGGGCTGGACGTTCAGGTTCGGGCCCTGTCCGACCAGGTGGGTCTGTTGCATGACGCCGACCGGGCCCGCACGCGAAGCCAACTGGCCAGCGCCGCCCGCTGGAACCGCACGCTGACCCGCGTGGTGCTCGGGGCCTTCTTCCTGACGGTGCTGAGCCTGCTGCTGGGTGCGTTCAGCATCATGCGGTCTCAGGCGGTGCTGCGGGAACTGTCCATGCGCGACGCCCTGACCGGCCTGTTTAACCGGCGCGAGTTCCAGGCCCGCCTGGAAGGGCACCTGGACCAGGCGCGCCGGCACGGCCAGCCCTGCTCCGTGCTGCTGCTGGATGTGGATCACTTCAAGGTGGTGAACGACACCTACGGCCATGATGTGGGTGACCGTGTATTACAGGAACTGGCGGGGCTGGTCAGTGGTGTAGTTCGCCAGACAGATGTCGTGGCGCGTTTTGGCGGCGAGGAGATTGTCGCTTTGCTCCCGGACACCGACGAACATGTGGCCCTGGTCATGGGGGACCGTATCCGTGAAGCGGTGGCGGCCCATCATGGCTTTTCCGCGCCGGATGGAACGGCCTTCCGCATCACAGTCAGCATCGGTGTGGCCAGTTTCCCGTCCGACGCTCCACGTGAAGACGCATTGATCCGCGCTGCGGACCAGGCGATGTATGCCGCCAAGCACTCCGGCCGCAACCGGGTTGCGCGCCGGCCTGCCTAG
- a CDS encoding metal-dependent transcriptional regulator, translated as MTARALSPSAEDYLKHLYVLGQGSHLQGGKVSTQALADVLEVAPASVTGMLRKLTEQGLVSHAPYQGARLTAEGERVALEVLRHHRLLELFLHRALGVPLDEVHEEAERLEHALSEKLEARIAAWLGDPTHDPHGDPIPTLGGELPERAERRLSQLATGDRAVVARVPDGDAEQLRALVAVDLTPGAALQVLSVDVALGTLTAEVRGHTLTLALAVAAQVQVHAS; from the coding sequence ATGACGGCGCGTGCCCTGTCCCCCTCTGCCGAGGATTACCTCAAGCACCTGTACGTCCTCGGGCAAGGCAGCCACCTTCAGGGCGGCAAGGTCAGTACCCAGGCCCTGGCCGATGTGCTGGAGGTCGCCCCGGCCAGCGTGACCGGCATGCTGCGCAAGCTGACCGAACAGGGGCTGGTGTCCCACGCGCCGTATCAGGGTGCCCGCCTGACGGCCGAAGGCGAGCGGGTGGCCCTGGAAGTGCTGCGCCATCACCGCCTGCTGGAACTGTTCTTGCACCGCGCGCTGGGGGTGCCCCTCGACGAGGTGCACGAGGAGGCCGAGCGGCTGGAGCATGCCCTGAGCGAAAAGCTCGAAGCCCGCATCGCGGCGTGGCTGGGCGATCCCACCCACGATCCACACGGTGACCCGATTCCTACCCTGGGCGGGGAGCTGCCCGAGCGGGCCGAGCGCCGACTGTCGCAGCTGGCCACCGGTGACCGCGCGGTGGTGGCGCGTGTGCCGGACGGTGATGCCGAGCAGCTGCGCGCCCTGGTGGCCGTGGACCTGACTCCGGGCGCCGCCCTGCAGGTCCTGAGTGTAGACGTGGCCCTGGGAACTCTGACGGCCGAGGTGCGGGGCCACACCCTGACGCTGGCGCTGGCTGTGGCCGCCCAGGTACAGGTGCACGCCTCCTGA
- the carB gene encoding carbamoyl-phosphate synthase large subunit, with translation MPKRTDLQTILILGSGPIQIGQAAEFDYSGTQALKALRGEGYRVVLVNSNPATIMTDPDLADATYLEPLTPEFVEKIIALEKPDAILPTLGGQTALNLAMELHERGTLEKYGVELIGAGVEAIKKGEDRELFQAAMKKIGVETARGKMVHSMEEAVEYQKEIGLPIVIRPSFTLGGTGGGIAHTYEEFLTITEGGLRDSPVTSVLLEESILGWKEYELEVMRDTADTVIIITSIENFDPMGVHTGDSITVAPAQTLSDVEYQRLRDQSLAIIREIGVATGGSNIQFAVNPDNGRVIVIEMNPRVSRSSALASKATGFPIAKIAALLAVGYHLDELPNDITRVTPASFEPSIDYVVTKIPRFAFEKFPGTPDHLGTQMRSVGEVMAIGRTFKESLQKALRSTEGDIRGVYAEMDEPALRGLLYPNPRRIDAVIELLRRGESVTALFDATKIDPWFLGQLKEIIDAEHELLDLGPIAGWKYEYWREVKRLGFSDARIGEIVGLSELQVRELRKAARATPVYKTVDTCAAEFEAHTPYHYSTYEWEDEVTGTDKPKVVILGSGPNRIGQGVEFDYATVHAVWALQEAGYETIMINSNPETVSTDYDTADRLYFEPLTFEDVMNIVDHEKPVGVIVQLGGQTPLKLARKLADAGAPIIGTSPETIHEAEDRASFNALCERLGLAQPRGKVAATPAEARQLAAELGFPLMARPSYVLGGRAMRTVRSMEELVTYLDEVYTAVEGQPSILLDQFLEGALELDVDTLCDGERAVVAGIMEHVEAAGVHSGDSACVLPPVNLSAELLARVKADTERLALELGVRGLMNVQWAVKDGTAYILEANPRASRTVPFVSKAVNHPLAKSAARIAVGHTLEQIGLTATPEAAMYSVKEVHLPFLKFKGVSPILGPEMKSTGESMGIDADPYLAFYRAQLGAKSNLPLSGTALLLGEGLDEVAATLGKAGLSVIREQQGEQLPDLLIDITGSPLLRLALERGVPIVSTREAATWTGKAIAAAQGSELRVRSLQGWQTPEAVAG, from the coding sequence ATGCCTAAGCGTACTGACCTCCAGACCATCCTGATTCTCGGCAGCGGCCCCATCCAGATCGGGCAGGCAGCCGAGTTCGACTATTCCGGTACGCAGGCCCTGAAAGCCCTGCGTGGCGAGGGGTACCGGGTGGTGCTGGTCAACAGCAACCCGGCGACCATCATGACTGACCCCGATCTGGCTGACGCCACCTATCTGGAGCCGCTGACCCCCGAATTCGTGGAAAAGATTATTGCCCTGGAGAAGCCCGACGCGATCCTGCCCACGCTGGGCGGACAGACGGCGCTGAACCTGGCCATGGAACTGCACGAGCGCGGCACGTTGGAGAAATACGGCGTCGAGCTGATTGGCGCCGGGGTCGAGGCCATCAAGAAGGGCGAGGACCGCGAGCTGTTCCAGGCCGCCATGAAAAAGATCGGCGTGGAAACGGCGCGCGGCAAGATGGTGCATTCCATGGAAGAAGCCGTGGAGTACCAGAAGGAGATCGGCCTGCCGATCGTGATCCGGCCGTCCTTTACCCTGGGTGGGACTGGCGGCGGCATCGCGCACACCTACGAGGAATTCCTGACCATCACCGAAGGTGGCCTGCGCGACAGCCCGGTGACCAGCGTGCTGCTCGAAGAGAGCATCCTGGGCTGGAAGGAATACGAGCTTGAAGTCATGCGCGACACCGCCGACACGGTCATCATCATCACCAGCATCGAGAACTTCGACCCCATGGGCGTGCATACCGGCGACAGCATCACGGTGGCTCCGGCCCAGACGCTGAGCGATGTGGAATACCAGCGCCTGCGCGACCAGTCGCTGGCCATCATCCGTGAAATCGGCGTGGCGACCGGCGGCAGCAACATCCAGTTCGCAGTGAACCCCGACAATGGCCGCGTCATCGTCATCGAGATGAACCCGCGTGTCAGCCGCAGCAGCGCGCTGGCCAGCAAGGCCACCGGCTTCCCGATTGCCAAGATCGCCGCGCTGCTGGCGGTCGGCTACCACCTGGACGAGCTGCCCAACGACATCACGCGCGTCACGCCGGCGTCCTTCGAGCCCAGCATCGACTACGTGGTGACCAAGATCCCGCGCTTCGCCTTCGAGAAGTTTCCCGGCACGCCCGACCACCTGGGCACCCAGATGCGCAGCGTGGGTGAAGTGATGGCCATTGGCCGCACTTTCAAGGAGTCGCTGCAAAAAGCCCTGCGTTCCACTGAAGGTGATATCCGCGGGGTGTACGCCGAGATGGACGAGCCGGCCCTGCGCGGCCTGCTCTACCCGAACCCCCGCCGGATCGACGCCGTCATCGAATTGCTGCGCCGCGGCGAAAGCGTGACCGCACTGTTCGACGCCACCAAAATCGACCCCTGGTTTCTGGGGCAGCTCAAGGAAATCATCGATGCCGAGCACGAACTGCTGGACCTGGGTCCCATCGCCGGGTGGAAGTACGAGTACTGGCGCGAGGTCAAACGCCTGGGCTTCAGTGACGCCCGCATCGGCGAAATTGTTGGTCTGAGCGAACTGCAGGTACGCGAACTGCGCAAGGCAGCCCGGGCCACCCCCGTTTACAAGACGGTGGACACCTGCGCCGCCGAATTCGAGGCCCATACGCCCTATCACTACTCCACCTACGAGTGGGAAGACGAGGTTACGGGCACTGACAAGCCAAAGGTCGTGATCCTGGGTTCGGGACCCAACCGCATCGGGCAGGGCGTGGAGTTCGACTACGCCACCGTTCATGCGGTCTGGGCGCTGCAGGAAGCCGGGTATGAGACCATCATGATCAACTCCAACCCCGAGACGGTCAGCACCGACTACGACACCGCCGACCGTCTGTATTTCGAGCCGCTGACCTTTGAAGATGTCATGAACATCGTGGACCACGAAAAGCCAGTGGGCGTGATCGTGCAGCTCGGTGGACAGACACCGCTGAAACTGGCCAGAAAACTTGCCGACGCAGGCGCGCCGATCATCGGCACCAGTCCCGAAACCATTCATGAGGCCGAGGACCGCGCCAGTTTCAATGCGCTGTGCGAGCGGCTGGGCCTCGCGCAGCCGCGGGGCAAGGTGGCGGCGACGCCAGCAGAAGCCCGCCAACTGGCCGCCGAGCTGGGCTTCCCCCTGATGGCCCGCCCCAGTTACGTACTGGGTGGACGGGCCATGCGCACGGTGCGCAGCATGGAAGAGCTGGTCACCTACCTGGACGAGGTCTACACCGCCGTGGAAGGGCAGCCCAGCATCCTGCTCGACCAGTTCCTGGAAGGCGCACTGGAGCTGGACGTGGACACCCTGTGTGACGGCGAAAGGGCCGTGGTGGCCGGCATCATGGAGCACGTGGAGGCTGCCGGGGTGCACAGCGGCGACAGCGCCTGCGTGCTGCCCCCGGTCAACCTGAGTGCCGAGCTTCTTGCACGTGTAAAGGCCGATACCGAGCGCCTGGCGCTGGAGCTGGGTGTGCGCGGCCTGATGAACGTGCAGTGGGCGGTCAAGGACGGCACGGCGTACATCCTGGAGGCCAACCCGCGTGCCAGTCGTACGGTGCCTTTCGTGTCCAAAGCGGTGAACCATCCGCTGGCCAAAAGCGCGGCGCGGATTGCCGTGGGCCATACCCTGGAGCAGATCGGCCTGACCGCGACGCCCGAGGCAGCCATGTACAGCGTGAAGGAGGTGCATCTGCCCTTCCTGAAGTTCAAGGGTGTCAGCCCCATCCTGGGGCCGGAAATGAAGAGCACCGGCGAGAGTATGGGCATCGACGCCGATCCCTACCTGGCCTTCTACCGCGCGCAGCTGGGGGCCAAGAGCAACCTGCCGCTGAGTGGCACGGCCCTGCTGCTGGGCGAAGGGCTTGACGAAGTCGCGGCCACGCTGGGAAAAGCTGGCCTGAGCGTGATCCGGGAGCAGCAGGGCGAGCAGTTGCCCGACCTGTTGATCGACATCACTGGCTCTCCCCTGCTGCGCTTGGCCCTGGAGCGCGGCGTACCGATCGTCAGCACCCGCGAAGCGGCAACTTGGACCGGTAAGGCTATTGCCGCCGCTCAGGGCTCAGAGCTGCGCGTCCGCAGCCTGCAGGGGTGGCAGACGCCGGAAGCTGTGGCTGGCTGA